Proteins encoded within one genomic window of Kibdelosporangium phytohabitans:
- a CDS encoding type 1 glutamine amidotransferase translates to MTRLLVIQPDDSDPAANLGDWLAAAGADLHVVRPFAEPLPALDGYQGVVCLGGEMGALDDVKHPWLKDVRQLLASATGNRVPVLGVCLGGQLLAVATGGRVVVGDAGPEVGPSLVAKRDLAWTDPLFADCPLMLDVMQFHVDSIDRLPPGADLMMSSGKYPNQAFRVNGCAYGLQFHIETTTDIVLKWAEMGPQAAATARPGALERENLDTVHAEIAEAWEPIAARFVRLASGELPLADRDRTKLPLL, encoded by the coding sequence ATGACTCGCCTGCTCGTGATCCAGCCGGACGACTCCGACCCGGCGGCCAACCTCGGGGACTGGCTGGCCGCGGCCGGCGCGGACCTGCACGTGGTGCGCCCCTTCGCCGAGCCCCTGCCCGCGCTCGACGGCTATCAGGGCGTGGTGTGCCTCGGCGGCGAGATGGGCGCGTTGGACGACGTGAAACACCCGTGGCTCAAGGACGTGCGGCAGTTGCTGGCGTCCGCCACCGGTAACCGCGTCCCCGTGCTCGGGGTGTGCCTGGGCGGTCAGCTCCTGGCCGTTGCGACGGGTGGCCGGGTCGTCGTCGGCGACGCCGGGCCCGAGGTCGGGCCGTCGCTGGTTGCCAAGCGGGACCTGGCGTGGACCGATCCGCTGTTCGCCGACTGCCCGCTGATGCTCGACGTGATGCAGTTCCACGTCGACTCGATCGACCGGCTGCCGCCGGGAGCGGACCTGATGATGTCGTCGGGCAAGTACCCGAACCAAGCCTTCCGGGTCAACGGCTGCGCGTACGGCCTGCAGTTCCACATCGAGACGACCACCGACATCGTGCTCAAGTGGGCCGAGATGGGCCCACAGGCCGCCGCGACCGCGCGGCCAGGGGCGCTCGAGCGGGAGAACCTCGACACAGTGCACGCCGAGATCGCGGAGGCCTGGGAGCCGATCGCTGCCCGGTTTGTACGACTCGCCTCCGGTGAACTGCCGCTCGCGGACCGGGATCGCACCAAGCTCCCGCTGCTGTGA
- a CDS encoding isochorismatase family protein codes for MTTLPNRPNTALLVVDVQNGVVDGSHNRDEIVANINALVAKARAENVPVVWVQHEDEGLKRDSEAWHLVPDLKPDEAEPLVHKRYGDSFEDTELETHLANLNVGRLVVTGAQTDACVRSTLHGAFVRGYDTTLVADAHTTEDLTAYGAPPVPQVIAHTNLYWDHQRAPGRQASATPTADITF; via the coding sequence ATGACGACACTGCCCAACCGCCCGAACACAGCGCTGCTGGTGGTAGACGTCCAGAACGGAGTGGTGGACGGAAGCCACAACCGGGACGAGATAGTGGCCAACATCAACGCACTGGTAGCCAAAGCCAGAGCGGAGAACGTCCCGGTGGTCTGGGTGCAGCACGAGGACGAAGGCCTGAAACGGGACAGCGAAGCCTGGCACCTGGTCCCGGACCTGAAGCCCGACGAAGCAGAGCCACTGGTGCACAAGCGCTACGGAGACTCCTTCGAGGACACGGAGCTGGAAACCCACCTGGCGAACCTGAACGTAGGCCGCCTGGTGGTAACCGGCGCCCAAACCGACGCTTGTGTCCGGTCAACGCTGCACGGCGCGTTCGTCCGCGGCTATGACACAACGCTGGTAGCGGACGCCCACACAACCGAGGACCTCACGGCTTACGGCGCCCCACCCGTGCCCCAGGTCATCGCCCACACGAACTTGTACTGGGACCACCAGCGGGCCCCGGGCCGCCAGGCGTCGGCGACCCCCACGGCGGACATCACGTTCTGA
- a CDS encoding RDD family protein, whose product MTRWTGSWLSGPRAALEPGADAGDRPEQSYPGERLGLVKEGPGSVAGTGVRALALLIDAVLAGLVAGLFTAPELPRNWSLLAWFVITAVAVSFFGFTPGMKVLGIRVARLGENPMVGPLRAVPRTLLVALIIPAVIWDADRRGLHDKLFGTVVVRTR is encoded by the coding sequence GTGACAAGGTGGACCGGATCGTGGTTGTCCGGGCCCCGCGCCGCGCTCGAGCCCGGCGCGGACGCAGGCGACCGTCCCGAACAGAGTTACCCCGGTGAGCGTCTGGGCCTGGTCAAGGAGGGCCCCGGCTCGGTGGCGGGCACAGGTGTCCGCGCGCTCGCGCTGTTGATCGACGCCGTGCTGGCCGGCCTGGTCGCCGGTCTGTTCACCGCGCCTGAGCTGCCCCGCAACTGGAGCCTGCTGGCCTGGTTCGTCATCACGGCCGTCGCCGTGTCCTTCTTCGGGTTCACCCCCGGCATGAAGGTGCTCGGCATCCGTGTGGCGAGGCTCGGCGAGAACCCGATGGTCGGGCCCTTGCGCGCCGTGCCGAGGACGCTGCTGGTCGCGTTGATCATCCCCGCCGTGATCTGGGACGCCGACCGCAGAGGACTGCACGACAAGCTCTTCGGCACGGTGGTCGTGCGCACCCGTTGA
- the glnA gene encoding type I glutamate--ammonia ligase, with protein MFNSPDEVLRFIKDEQVRFVDVRFCDLPGIMQHFTVPAESFDASAFEDGLAFDGSSVRGFQSIHESDMLLLPDPYTARLDPFRINKTLILNFFVHDPFTKEPYSRDPRNIARKAEQYINESGIADTAYFGPEAEFYIFDSVRFDNAENGSFHEIDSVEGWWNTGADEEGGNRGYKTKFKGGYFPVPPVDHFADLRDQISLNLADAGFTVERGHHEVGTAGQAEINYKFNTLLHAADDLQLFKYIVKNTAWAAGKTATFMPKPLYGDNGSGMHAHQSLWKDGEPLFHDESGYAGLSDSARHYIGGILHHAPSLLAFTNPTVNSYHRLVPGYEAPVSLVYSQRNRSACVRIPITGNNPKAKRIEFRCPDSSGNPYLAFSAMLMAGLDGIKNKIEPPAPIDKDLYELPPEEAKNVKQVPADLGTVLDTLEADHEFLLEGGVFTPDVIETWIAFKREHEIDPLRLRPHPYEFALYYDV; from the coding sequence GTGTTTAACAGCCCCGACGAGGTCTTGCGCTTCATCAAGGACGAGCAGGTTCGGTTCGTCGATGTCCGGTTCTGCGATCTGCCCGGCATCATGCAGCACTTCACGGTGCCCGCCGAGTCCTTCGACGCTTCGGCGTTCGAGGACGGCCTGGCCTTCGACGGGTCCTCGGTTCGTGGTTTCCAGTCGATCCACGAGTCGGACATGCTGCTGCTGCCGGACCCCTACACGGCCAGGCTCGACCCCTTCCGGATCAACAAGACGCTGATCCTGAACTTCTTCGTGCACGACCCGTTCACCAAAGAGCCCTACAGCCGTGACCCGCGCAACATCGCGCGCAAGGCGGAGCAGTACATCAACGAGTCCGGCATCGCCGACACGGCGTACTTCGGCCCGGAGGCGGAGTTCTACATCTTCGACTCGGTGCGCTTCGACAACGCCGAGAACGGCTCCTTCCACGAGATCGACTCGGTCGAGGGCTGGTGGAACACGGGAGCCGACGAGGAAGGCGGCAACCGCGGGTACAAGACGAAGTTCAAGGGCGGCTACTTCCCGGTGCCGCCGGTGGACCACTTCGCCGACCTGCGTGACCAGATCTCCCTGAACCTGGCGGACGCGGGCTTCACGGTCGAGCGCGGCCACCACGAGGTGGGCACGGCCGGGCAGGCGGAGATCAACTACAAGTTCAACACGCTGCTGCACGCCGCGGACGACCTGCAGCTGTTCAAGTACATCGTGAAGAACACGGCGTGGGCGGCGGGCAAGACCGCGACCTTCATGCCGAAGCCGCTGTACGGCGACAACGGGTCGGGCATGCACGCCCACCAGTCGCTGTGGAAGGACGGCGAGCCGCTGTTCCACGACGAGTCCGGCTACGCGGGTCTCTCCGACTCGGCGCGTCACTACATCGGTGGAATCCTGCACCACGCGCCGTCGCTGCTGGCGTTCACGAACCCGACGGTGAACTCGTACCACCGCCTGGTGCCGGGCTATGAGGCGCCGGTGTCGCTGGTTTACTCGCAGCGCAACCGTTCGGCCTGCGTGCGTATCCCGATCACGGGCAACAACCCGAAGGCCAAGCGCATCGAATTCCGCTGCCCCGACTCGTCCGGCAACCCGTACCTGGCCTTCAGCGCGATGCTGATGGCAGGCCTCGACGGCATCAAGAACAAGATCGAGCCGCCGGCCCCGATCGACAAGGACCTCTACGAGCTCCCGCCGGAAGAGGCCAAGAACGTCAAGCAGGTCCCCGCCGACCTGGGCACCGTGCTGGACACGCTCGAGGCCGACCACGAGTTCCTGCTCGAGGGCGGCGTCTTCACGCCGGACGTGATCGAGACGTGGATCGCCTTCAAGCGCGAGCACGAGATCGACCCGCTGCGCCTGCGCCCGCACCCGTACGAGTTCGCCCTGTACTACGACGTCTGA
- a CDS encoding inorganic phosphate transporter → MDPALLVVVVVATALAFDFTNGFHDTANAMATSIATGALRPRTAVALSAVLNLVGSFLSVEVAKTISGGIVDDARITPAVIFGGLIGAIIWNLITWYVGLPSSSSHALFGGLIGATWVASGIDAVHFAKVVEKVLVPAVAAPLVAGVVAAGATYLTYRLTRNGDAGTVARGYKAGQVVSASLVSLAHGTNDAQKTMGIITLTLIASGSLTAGSGPPVWVIISAGVAIALGTYLGGWRITHTLGKKLTTIEPPQGFAAQTSSAVVILASSHVGFALSTTHVCSGGVMGSGLGRAPGGVRWGVFGRMALAWLITLPAAGAVGAIAGMVAQQGTFGVVAVAAVGILVSLAIWLASRRRPVRPEHVVDEIAPQAAPHEIKEAA, encoded by the coding sequence GTGGATCCCGCGCTTCTCGTCGTAGTGGTCGTGGCCACCGCATTGGCTTTCGACTTCACCAACGGCTTCCACGACACGGCCAACGCGATGGCCACCTCGATCGCGACCGGCGCGCTGCGACCCAGAACCGCCGTCGCTTTATCCGCAGTACTCAACCTCGTCGGGTCCTTCCTGTCCGTCGAGGTGGCCAAGACGATCTCCGGCGGCATCGTCGACGACGCCAGGATCACTCCGGCGGTCATCTTCGGCGGCCTGATCGGCGCGATCATCTGGAACCTGATCACCTGGTACGTCGGGCTGCCGTCCAGTTCGTCGCACGCCCTGTTCGGCGGCCTGATCGGCGCCACGTGGGTGGCGAGCGGGATCGACGCAGTGCACTTCGCCAAGGTCGTCGAGAAGGTCCTGGTGCCCGCGGTCGCGGCGCCGCTCGTCGCTGGTGTCGTCGCCGCAGGCGCGACCTACCTGACGTACCGGCTGACCAGGAACGGCGACGCCGGCACCGTGGCGCGCGGCTACAAAGCCGGGCAGGTGGTGTCCGCGTCCCTGGTCTCGCTGGCGCACGGCACCAACGACGCGCAGAAGACCATGGGCATCATCACGCTGACGCTGATCGCGTCCGGGTCGCTCACCGCGGGCTCGGGACCACCCGTCTGGGTGATCATCAGCGCCGGCGTGGCGATCGCGCTCGGCACGTACCTCGGCGGCTGGCGGATCACGCACACGCTCGGCAAGAAGCTGACCACCATCGAACCGCCGCAGGGGTTCGCCGCCCAGACCAGCTCTGCCGTGGTGATCCTGGCTTCGTCACACGTCGGTTTCGCGTTGTCGACAACCCACGTGTGCTCCGGTGGCGTGATGGGATCCGGCCTCGGTCGTGCGCCGGGCGGTGTGCGTTGGGGCGTGTTCGGGCGTATGGCGCTCGCGTGGCTCATCACGCTGCCCGCCGCGGGAGCCGTCGGCGCCATCGCGGGCATGGTGGCGCAGCAGGGCACCTTCGGGGTCGTCGCTGTCGCCGCCGTGGGAATCCTGGTGTCGCTGGCGATCTGGCTCGCGTCGCGGCGGCGCCCGGTCCGGCCGGAGCACGTGGTCGACGAGATCGCGCCACAGGCCGCGCCACACGAGATCAAGGAGGCGGCCTGA
- a CDS encoding FkbM family methyltransferase — MTEVSACTVATSAQLPAARVTAESFRATHPGARFDILLVDGEPGGDVLTPADIGVDEAELAMLSTAYTADQVRAVLRPRLLQTLLVNGPVLYLDPCVLVLASVDTIVKDALNQGDFALVPRVLQPLPHDGLAPTPEDLIEAGVYEPGFLAVGPGARDVLTSWAQHAARAPEAADGFLDGLPALARHHVIRDVGVGLSVWNAGQRDAELLTNGYCAMPVPIGEPVMLRTVHFHGFDPKKPWLLSAGITDRPRTLLSERPGLESLCDDYRAKLVDAGLSAKGRPFARLSDGTVLPNGLRARFRAAWHEAQVLGAEPPPAATDEKAFLRWACAPVDGQSGSTVWASALWEGDPWLRERYPDPFGANADEFRRWCETEGVLQGRLHPVAVPAPVAVRVPLVDQLGVSVLGVGPLAESVRLSAGASGLPISSDPRYPVVLCCDDATDLPRERYVIQVRDEPAAPPVGVDDVWVPWPAPPGAEAVVLPVPDQGERDEDERTEAMTSLGLHSGAVFTSFVDHEEGCCSNETDVVAAFRAAFPDRSDVSLLLAVRGAAGQRAAAERLRLATAHDRRIRLVETESAHRLAIDAADWVVLLHDKECPSSTELSSVAARGVPLITTNVGVAVELFDSDSVVFVSRVDGQSEHVRHAGRLMRELAPDVAMADKIGAAGRARVLAVRAVGISAEQLRERVEHAYRNWRVEHGRKLAGEPDPFAPLQAARHALLREPDVEVGHRIPMAPALRKAVLRVLNHYDNHVRTMLSSIVDSTERSTREVLRRQEDLAAVRRVEAAPAGPDHRVDRLTTQLDTALRRIESLEDRLVAQSRERDENTRTASASTRTADALRRVVVREHERVHGRVDGSSLVLCDAGLLRLPSDDIAMLPLLSSNGVWEQPVADLIDSLIEPDGVFLDVGAYVGYHTLRMLTRMGNSGAVVAVEPDPKAVDLLKRNVTANAPEHLADRLFVVDAAAWDTEGTLVTDPALGGGVSVWPGSGEPARTVRSVRLDRAIEALPGLRKLRLSVVKADVPGRTHRALGGLVRLLRRDRPHVICSFSSSAMKELGDDPLTALREFRTWGYEAAFVGDQQTTPLAEMAEVLSSAGERNLWLRPLTSRFDIAPGT, encoded by the coding sequence GTGACCGAAGTGTCTGCGTGCACAGTGGCGACCAGTGCCCAGCTTCCCGCCGCCAGGGTGACAGCCGAGTCGTTCCGGGCAACCCACCCGGGCGCGAGGTTCGACATCCTGCTCGTCGACGGCGAACCCGGCGGGGACGTGCTGACCCCCGCCGACATCGGCGTCGACGAAGCCGAGCTGGCGATGCTGTCGACGGCCTACACAGCCGACCAGGTCCGTGCCGTGCTGCGGCCTCGGTTGCTGCAGACACTCCTGGTCAACGGGCCAGTGCTGTACCTCGACCCGTGCGTCCTCGTCCTCGCGTCAGTCGACACGATCGTCAAGGACGCGTTGAACCAAGGCGACTTCGCCTTGGTGCCGCGGGTGTTGCAGCCCCTGCCGCACGACGGCCTGGCCCCGACACCGGAAGACCTGATCGAAGCCGGTGTCTACGAACCGGGATTCCTCGCGGTCGGACCGGGCGCCCGGGACGTGCTGACGTCGTGGGCGCAGCACGCGGCCAGGGCGCCGGAAGCGGCCGACGGCTTTCTCGACGGACTGCCCGCGCTGGCCAGGCACCACGTCATCCGGGACGTCGGAGTCGGCCTCTCGGTGTGGAACGCGGGCCAGCGCGACGCCGAGCTGCTGACCAACGGCTACTGCGCGATGCCCGTGCCGATCGGCGAACCGGTGATGCTGCGGACCGTGCACTTCCACGGCTTCGACCCGAAGAAGCCGTGGCTGCTGTCGGCGGGCATCACCGACCGGCCGCGGACCCTGCTGTCGGAGCGCCCCGGCCTGGAAAGCCTCTGCGACGACTACCGGGCGAAACTCGTCGACGCCGGGCTGTCCGCCAAAGGCAGGCCGTTCGCCCGGTTGTCGGACGGGACGGTCCTGCCCAACGGACTCCGCGCCCGTTTCCGTGCCGCATGGCACGAAGCGCAGGTGCTAGGTGCGGAACCACCGCCTGCGGCGACCGACGAGAAAGCTTTTCTCCGTTGGGCGTGCGCGCCTGTCGACGGCCAGTCGGGCAGCACCGTGTGGGCGAGCGCGCTCTGGGAAGGCGACCCGTGGCTGCGTGAGCGTTATCCGGACCCGTTCGGGGCCAACGCGGACGAGTTCCGGCGGTGGTGCGAGACCGAAGGCGTGCTACAGGGACGGTTGCATCCGGTCGCCGTACCAGCGCCGGTGGCGGTCCGTGTGCCACTGGTCGACCAGTTGGGCGTGTCCGTGCTGGGTGTGGGCCCGCTCGCCGAGTCCGTACGGCTGAGCGCCGGCGCCTCCGGCCTGCCCATCTCGTCAGACCCGCGCTACCCCGTGGTGCTGTGCTGCGATGACGCGACAGACCTGCCGCGTGAGCGGTACGTGATCCAGGTCCGTGACGAACCGGCGGCACCCCCGGTCGGTGTTGACGACGTATGGGTGCCGTGGCCCGCCCCGCCGGGGGCGGAAGCCGTGGTCCTGCCGGTACCCGACCAGGGCGAACGGGACGAGGACGAACGCACCGAGGCGATGACGAGCCTCGGCCTGCACAGCGGTGCCGTCTTCACGAGTTTCGTCGACCACGAAGAGGGCTGCTGTTCCAACGAGACCGACGTGGTCGCCGCCTTCCGCGCGGCCTTCCCGGACCGGTCGGACGTGTCGCTGCTGCTGGCTGTCCGGGGTGCGGCGGGGCAACGAGCCGCGGCCGAGCGCCTCAGGCTGGCCACCGCGCACGACCGGCGGATCCGGCTGGTCGAGACCGAATCGGCGCACCGGCTCGCGATCGACGCGGCGGACTGGGTCGTTTTGTTGCACGACAAGGAATGCCCGTCGTCGACCGAGCTGAGTTCGGTTGCCGCCAGGGGAGTTCCGCTGATCACGACGAACGTCGGTGTCGCGGTCGAACTGTTCGATTCGGACAGCGTGGTTTTTGTGTCCCGTGTGGACGGTCAAAGTGAGCACGTGCGGCACGCGGGCAGGCTGATGCGCGAGCTCGCCCCGGACGTCGCCATGGCCGACAAGATCGGCGCGGCGGGCCGGGCCCGTGTGCTGGCCGTGCGCGCGGTGGGGATCTCAGCCGAGCAATTGAGGGAACGGGTGGAGCACGCGTACCGCAACTGGCGGGTGGAGCACGGCCGCAAGCTCGCGGGTGAACCGGATCCGTTCGCGCCGTTGCAGGCTGCCAGGCACGCGTTGCTGCGCGAGCCGGACGTCGAGGTCGGGCACCGCATCCCGATGGCGCCCGCGCTGCGCAAAGCCGTCCTGCGTGTGCTCAACCACTACGACAACCACGTCCGCACGATGCTGAGTTCCATTGTGGACTCGACTGAGCGGTCGACGAGGGAAGTGCTCCGCCGCCAGGAGGACCTGGCGGCGGTGCGGCGGGTCGAGGCGGCGCCCGCCGGACCGGACCACCGGGTGGACCGGCTGACGACCCAGCTCGACACCGCGCTGCGCCGGATCGAGAGCCTCGAAGACCGGCTTGTCGCCCAATCGCGTGAACGTGACGAGAACACCCGGACGGCGTCGGCCTCGACCCGAACCGCTGACGCACTGCGACGAGTGGTGGTCAGGGAACACGAACGGGTACACGGCCGGGTGGACGGGAGCTCGCTCGTGCTCTGCGACGCGGGCCTGCTGCGCCTGCCGTCCGACGACATCGCGATGCTGCCTCTGTTGTCCAGCAACGGTGTTTGGGAACAACCGGTCGCCGACCTGATCGACTCGCTGATCGAACCCGACGGGGTGTTCCTCGACGTCGGCGCGTATGTGGGCTACCACACACTGCGGATGCTCACCCGGATGGGCAACTCGGGCGCGGTGGTCGCCGTGGAACCCGATCCCAAGGCGGTCGACCTGCTCAAACGCAACGTCACAGCCAACGCGCCCGAGCACTTGGCCGACCGGCTGTTCGTGGTGGACGCCGCGGCGTGGGACACCGAGGGAACGCTCGTGACCGACCCGGCTCTCGGTGGCGGGGTGAGCGTCTGGCCGGGGTCGGGTGAGCCGGCGCGAACGGTGAGATCGGTCCGCCTCGACCGTGCCATCGAGGCGTTGCCGGGGCTGCGGAAACTCAGGTTGTCCGTGGTCAAGGCGGATGTGCCCGGCCGCACGCACCGCGCGTTGGGTGGCCTGGTCCGGTTGCTGCGCAGGGACCGGCCGCACGTGATCTGCTCGTTCTCGTCGTCGGCGATGAAGGAGCTCGGCGACGACCCGTTGACCGCGCTCCGCGAGTTCCGCACGTGGGGCTACGAGGCCGCGTTCGTGGGCGACCAGCAGACGACTCCGCTCGCCGAGATGGCCGAGGTGCTGTCCTCCGCAGGGGAGCGAAACCTCTGGCTCAGGCCTCTGACCAGCCGATTTGACATTGCCCCCGGCACCTGA
- a CDS encoding bifunctional [glutamine synthetase] adenylyltransferase/[glutamine synthetase]-adenylyl-L-tyrosine phosphorylase translates to MADRARTVTSPARFGLTDDRADAALRAVGWWGDGGPVQGAERLLAALSRSPDPNLALRGIDRLRESGPWTEIDAALRDDVRLRGKLIAVLGASTALADFLVANPDSWRTLSTGDRPDLIAVVEGLTGPDAVKALRAAYREQLLLIAADDLGHLVEPELAAPAYDDVAARLTTLAEEALRAALVVAQTETGPNDARLAVIAMGKCGGRELNYVSDVDVVFVGEDDLDVATRLASRMMTVAGAACFEVDAALRPEGKAGALVRTLEGHTAYYRRWARTWEFQALLKARPVAGDAELGAAYLDVVRPMVWTAADRDGFVADVQKMRRRVEEHVPAELVERELKLGRGGLRDVEFAVQLLQLVHGRSDDTLRLGSTTVALAALGAGGYVGRADAAGLGESYRFLRTLEHRLQLQKLRRTHLFPDENDIFDLRWLARAAGVRPDRGRAEEQVLLSEFRRHANRVRRLHEKLFYRPLLEAVANVPTEALRLTATEAAARLGALGYASPEGALNHISALTSGVSRRAAIQGALLPVLLDLLAHTPDPDGGLLSYRKMSEALATTPWYLRLLRDEGAVVERIAQLLGTSKLVPEMVARAPEVLRLLADTNELAGRDPGEVAHSLRTAVGRHRDLRGAVTAARSLRRHEIARVACADLLGLMETPVVCVALSSVWVAVLQSALAAAEREKAVEHGGWPKAKIAIIGMGRLGGAELGYNSDADVMFVCEAVEGVGDDEAVKFASSVVESLRRALGAPSQDPPLEVDVGLRPQGRQGPLVRTLNSYVAYYRQWSEVWEAQALLRAAFVAGDADLGIRFVEAVNEFRYPKGGLDTTSVREIRRIKARVDTERLPRGADPTTHTKLGRGGLADIEWTVQLLQLQHAHEIPALRTTATLEGLVAAEQADLITSEDAAELRAAWLLATSVRNAATLVRGKQTDQVPTSGRELLAVASALGYPSDADPGEFLDSYRRTTRRARAVVERIFYD, encoded by the coding sequence ATGGCTGATCGCGCGCGTACCGTCACGTCCCCCGCCCGGTTCGGGCTCACGGACGACCGTGCCGACGCTGCGCTGAGAGCGGTCGGGTGGTGGGGCGACGGCGGTCCGGTGCAGGGCGCGGAACGCCTGCTGGCCGCGTTGTCCCGCAGTCCCGATCCCAACCTCGCGCTGCGTGGGATCGACCGGCTGCGGGAATCCGGTCCGTGGACCGAGATCGACGCTGCCCTGCGCGACGACGTCCGCCTGCGCGGCAAGCTGATCGCCGTGCTCGGCGCGTCGACAGCGCTCGCGGACTTCCTCGTCGCGAACCCGGACAGCTGGCGAACGCTGAGCACCGGTGACCGGCCCGACCTGATCGCGGTCGTCGAGGGCCTGACCGGGCCGGACGCGGTCAAAGCGCTGCGGGCCGCCTACCGGGAGCAGTTGCTCCTGATCGCGGCGGACGACCTGGGTCACCTGGTCGAACCCGAACTGGCCGCGCCTGCGTACGACGACGTGGCCGCTCGCCTGACCACGCTCGCCGAGGAGGCGCTGCGTGCCGCGCTCGTGGTCGCACAGACCGAGACCGGCCCGAACGACGCGCGGCTCGCGGTCATCGCCATGGGCAAGTGCGGTGGCCGTGAGCTCAACTACGTCAGCGACGTCGACGTGGTGTTCGTCGGCGAGGACGACCTTGACGTGGCGACCCGCCTGGCCAGCCGGATGATGACGGTCGCGGGAGCGGCCTGCTTCGAAGTGGACGCCGCGCTGCGGCCGGAAGGCAAAGCAGGCGCGTTGGTGCGCACCCTGGAAGGGCACACGGCGTACTACCGCCGGTGGGCGCGGACCTGGGAGTTCCAGGCGCTGCTCAAGGCCCGGCCGGTCGCGGGCGACGCGGAACTGGGCGCGGCCTATTTGGACGTTGTCCGGCCGATGGTGTGGACCGCCGCCGACCGCGACGGCTTCGTGGCCGACGTGCAGAAGATGCGGCGCCGCGTCGAGGAGCACGTGCCCGCCGAGCTCGTCGAGCGCGAGCTGAAACTCGGCCGTGGCGGACTGCGGGACGTCGAGTTCGCCGTGCAGCTGCTCCAACTCGTGCACGGCCGCAGCGACGACACATTGCGCCTCGGCTCGACCACGGTCGCGCTGGCCGCGTTGGGCGCGGGTGGCTATGTCGGTCGTGCGGACGCGGCGGGGCTAGGGGAGTCGTACCGGTTCCTGCGTACGTTGGAGCACCGTCTCCAGCTGCAGAAGCTTCGACGTACACACCTGTTCCCCGACGAGAACGACATCTTCGACCTGCGCTGGCTCGCGCGTGCCGCAGGCGTACGGCCCGACCGCGGCCGTGCCGAGGAACAGGTCCTGCTGTCCGAGTTCAGACGGCACGCCAACCGTGTGCGCCGCCTGCACGAGAAACTGTTCTACCGGCCCCTGCTGGAGGCGGTCGCGAACGTACCGACCGAGGCGCTGCGACTGACCGCGACGGAAGCAGCTGCGCGTCTCGGAGCGCTCGGCTACGCCAGCCCGGAAGGCGCGCTGAACCACATCTCCGCGCTCACCAGCGGTGTCTCGCGGCGCGCGGCGATCCAAGGCGCGCTGTTGCCCGTGCTGCTCGACCTGCTCGCGCACACGCCGGATCCTGACGGCGGGTTGTTGTCGTACCGCAAGATGTCCGAAGCCCTGGCCACGACGCCCTGGTACCTGCGGTTGTTGCGTGACGAAGGAGCCGTGGTCGAGCGGATCGCCCAACTGCTGGGCACGTCCAAGCTCGTGCCGGAGATGGTGGCGCGCGCACCGGAGGTCCTGCGTCTGCTCGCCGACACGAACGAACTCGCAGGCCGTGACCCCGGCGAAGTGGCGCATTCGCTGCGCACGGCCGTAGGGCGGCACCGTGATCTACGCGGCGCCGTCACCGCTGCCAGGTCACTGCGACGGCACGAGATCGCGCGAGTCGCGTGCGCCGATTTGCTCGGGCTGATGGAGACACCCGTTGTGTGCGTGGCGCTGTCGAGCGTATGGGTCGCGGTGTTGCAGTCCGCGCTCGCCGCGGCCGAGCGGGAGAAGGCCGTGGAGCACGGCGGCTGGCCCAAGGCGAAGATCGCGATCATCGGCATGGGCCGGCTCGGCGGTGCCGAACTGGGCTACAACTCGGACGCGGACGTCATGTTCGTGTGCGAGGCCGTCGAAGGCGTCGGCGACGACGAGGCCGTGAAGTTCGCGTCCTCGGTTGTCGAGTCGCTGCGCCGTGCGCTGGGCGCGCCCAGCCAGGACCCGCCGCTGGAAGTCGACGTCGGGCTGCGGCCGCAAGGCAGGCAAGGGCCGCTCGTGCGGACGCTGAACTCGTATGTCGCGTACTACCGGCAATGGAGCGAAGTCTGGGAAGCTCAGGCGTTGCTGCGGGCTGCGTTCGTCGCGGGCGACGCGGACCTGGGCATCCGGTTCGTCGAAGCCGTCAACGAATTCCGTTACCCCAAAGGCGGTTTGGACACCACGAGCGTGCGCGAGATCCGTCGCATCAAGGCTCGTGTGGACACTGAACGCCTGCCGCGCGGGGCCGACCCCACCACGCACACCAAGCTGGGCCGCGGTGGCCTCGCCGACATCGAATGGACCGTGCAGCTGTTGCAACTGCAGCACGCGCACGAGATACCTGCGTTGCGTACCACGGCGACGCTCGAAGGCCTTGTGGCAGCGGAACAGGCTGACCTGATCACGTCCGAGGACGCGGCGGAACTGCGTGCCGCGTGGCTGCTGGCGACCAGCGTCCGCAACGCCGCCACCCTGGTGCGTGGCAAGCAGACCGACCAGGTACCGACATCCGGGCGTGAACTGCTCGCCGTGGCAAGCGCTTTGGGCTACCCGAGCGACGCGGACCCCGGCGAGTTCCTCGATTCCTACCGCCGCACAACGCGTCGCGCGCGCGCCGTCGTGGAGCGGATCTTCTACGACTAG